The Lynx canadensis isolate LIC74 chromosome D1, mLynCan4.pri.v2, whole genome shotgun sequence genome has a segment encoding these proteins:
- the LOC115525956 gene encoding olfactory receptor 51F2-like — protein MPSFNQSIFHPAVFFLTGIPGFETYHAWLSIPFCCLYAIAISGNGMILFVIFTESSLHEPMYYFLSMLSFTDLGLCLSTLVTMLGIFWFNAREISFDACIGQMFFIHGFTFMESSVLLAMAFDRFTAICNPLRYATILTNSRIIKVGFAIVIRGTTALVPLLLLLKRLSFCHGHVLHHSYCFHPDVMTLSCTDTKINSAFGLAIVISTAGLDSVFILLSYVLIIHSVLNMASPEERKKVFGTCVSHISAVAIFYIPMISLSLVHRFGKQAPPLVHTLIANVYLLIPPVMNPIIYSVKTKQIRKAVLKIFLSKMI, from the coding sequence ATGCCATCCTTCAATCAGAGCATTTTCCACCCTGCAGTCTTCTTTCTTACTGGCATCCCTGGCTTTGAAACTTACCATGCCTGGCTCTCCATCCCTTTTTGTTGTCTCTATGCCATTGCCATCTCTGGGAATGGCATGATCCTGTTTGTGATCTTCACTGAGTCGAGCCTCCATGAACCCATGTACTATTTCCTCTCCATGCTATCTTTCACGGACCTAGGACTATGCCTTTCCACATTGGTCACCATGCTGGGTATTTTCTGGTTCAATGCTCGAGAAATTAGTTTTGATGCCTGCATTGGTCAAATGTTCTTTATCCATGGTTTCACATTCATGGAGTCCTCAGTACTCCTGGCGATGGCCTTTGATCGCTTCACTGCCATCTGTAACCCACTGAGGTATGCCACAATCTTAACCAATTCAAGGATCATCAAAGTGGGCTTTGCCATTGTTATTAGGGGGACAACGGCTCTAGTGCCTTTACTCCTGCTCCTAAAGCGTCTGTCTTTCTGCCATGGCCATGTTCTGCACCATTCATATTGTTTCCACCCTGATGTGATGACACTTTCTTGCACAGACACCAAGATCAACAGTGCATTTGGTTTGGCCATTGTCATATCAACTGCTGGCCTAGACTCTGTGTTTATCCTCCTTTCCTATGTTCTGATCATCCACTCTGTGCTCAACATGGCCTCCCCAGAGGAGCGGAAAAAGGTCTTTGGTACCTGTGTCTCTCACATAAGTGCTGTTGCCATCTTCTACATTCCCATGATCAGCTTGTCACTGGTGCATAGATTTGGGAAACAAGCCCCTCCCCTTGTGCACACTCTCATTGCCAATGTTTATCTGCTCATCCCTCCTGTGATGAATCCCATAATCTACAGTGTGAAAACCAAGCAAATTCGTAAGGCAGTGCTCAAAATATTCCTTTCTAAGATGAtttag